A stretch of Vigna angularis cultivar LongXiaoDou No.4 chromosome 4, ASM1680809v1, whole genome shotgun sequence DNA encodes these proteins:
- the LOC108320959 gene encoding two-component response regulator ARR17 isoform X1, whose translation MRAKRGHSTIHSSAYLLQLSPTHHQQHQRMAAPSSSNWVMETAHDVPHVLAVDDNLIDRKLVEKLLRNSSCKVTTAENGPRALELLGLTSGGQNSMNGRSKVNLVITDYCMPGMTGYELLKKIKESSVMKEVPVVIMSSENIPTRINKCLEEGAQMFILKPLKQSDVKKLTCQLMN comes from the exons ATG AGAGCAAAACGGGGACACAGTACCATTCATTCCTCTGCTTATTTATTACAACTATCTCCAACGCACCACCAACAACATCAACGCATGGCTGCACCTTCTTCTTCAAATTGGGTCATGGAAACTGCTCACGATGTTCCTCATGTTTTGGCCGTCGACGACAACCTTATTGATCGAAAACTCGTTGAGAAACTCCTCAGGAATTCCTCTTGCAAAG TTACAACTGCAGAAAATGGGCCAAGGGCATTGGAGTTATTGGGCTTGACAAGTGGTGGACAGAACAGCATGAACGGT AGATCCAAAGTAAATTTGGTAATCACAGACTATTGCATGCCAGGAATGACAGGCTATGAGCTACTTAAGAAAATTAAG GAATCATCTGTAATGAAGGAGGTTCCTGTAGTGATAATGTCTTCTGAGAACATACCGACACGGATTAACAA GTGTCTGGAAGAAGGAGCTCAGATGTTCATCTTAAAGCCCCTCAAACAATCTGATGTAAAGAAACTGACATGTCAGTTAATGAATTGA
- the LOC108320959 gene encoding two-component response regulator ARR17 isoform X2, which translates to MAAPSSSNWVMETAHDVPHVLAVDDNLIDRKLVEKLLRNSSCKVTTAENGPRALELLGLTSGGQNSMNGRSKVNLVITDYCMPGMTGYELLKKIKESSVMKEVPVVIMSSENIPTRINKCLEEGAQMFILKPLKQSDVKKLTCQLMN; encoded by the exons ATGGCTGCACCTTCTTCTTCAAATTGGGTCATGGAAACTGCTCACGATGTTCCTCATGTTTTGGCCGTCGACGACAACCTTATTGATCGAAAACTCGTTGAGAAACTCCTCAGGAATTCCTCTTGCAAAG TTACAACTGCAGAAAATGGGCCAAGGGCATTGGAGTTATTGGGCTTGACAAGTGGTGGACAGAACAGCATGAACGGT AGATCCAAAGTAAATTTGGTAATCACAGACTATTGCATGCCAGGAATGACAGGCTATGAGCTACTTAAGAAAATTAAG GAATCATCTGTAATGAAGGAGGTTCCTGTAGTGATAATGTCTTCTGAGAACATACCGACACGGATTAACAA GTGTCTGGAAGAAGGAGCTCAGATGTTCATCTTAAAGCCCCTCAAACAATCTGATGTAAAGAAACTGACATGTCAGTTAATGAATTGA